The sequence below is a genomic window from Mycobacterium heidelbergense.
CCTTGACGCCGTCACCTCCCCATACGAGCGACGACCCGGCCTGGAGCGCTACGCCGGTCCCGCCCCGGAGGACTTCGGCGCGTACCAGACCTTCTGCGGCACTTAGCCTTTCGCTAGTCTCGCGAACTCCGCCCGCCTGTCGGGTCTCCCCCGCCGCCGCGCCGCGCCCCAGAGCCCGACACCGATCCCGACGGCGGCGCCGCCCAGGCCGATAAGCCGCTGGGCGGGCTTCAGCTCGTGATGAACGCTCAGGCCGCCGAGCAGGTCGGCCGCGTCGGCGCCGCCGGAGGCGAGGAACCAGCCGCGGGTGTCCTTGCCGCGCAGCGCCGCCGCCGCAAGCAGCCCGCCGATCAGCGCATCGCGGTAACCCATCGACCGCAGCAACAGTCGCGCCGTCGGCGTCGGCTCGTCCGGATCGCCCCAGAGCCGGTTCGCCCGAAGGGGGTCGACGAGAAAGGAGATACCCGACACGAGTCGAATAGCGCCCGCGAGGAACGCAGCCCGATCGATTGACATGGCCTGCAGCCTAAGGGAAAACCGCGGCGAACTGAAAGCGTCGTTCTCAGATGACGGGCCT
It includes:
- a CDS encoding DUF4267 domain-containing protein; this translates as MSIDRAAFLAGAIRLVSGISFLVDPLRANRLWGDPDEPTPTARLLLRSMGYRDALIGGLLAAAALRGKDTRGWFLASGGADAADLLGGLSVHHELKPAQRLIGLGGAAVGIGVGLWGAARRRGRPDRRAEFARLAKG